One part of the Thiothrix nivea DSM 5205 genome encodes these proteins:
- the dtd gene encoding D-aminoacyl-tRNA deacylase, translating into MIGLIQRVSSAQVAIEGTTVGQIGRGILLLLGVEKEDTEAKADRLLQRVLGYRIFPDDGGKMNLSLRDIGGELLVVSQFTLPADTHKGMRPSFTPAAPPAEGERLYLYFAAQARKQVENLQTGVFSADMQVSLVNDGPVTFWLQV; encoded by the coding sequence ATGATTGGCCTGATCCAGCGCGTTTCCTCCGCACAGGTGGCGATTGAAGGCACAACCGTTGGCCAGATCGGGCGTGGTATCCTGTTGTTGCTGGGGGTGGAAAAGGAAGACACTGAGGCGAAAGCCGACCGCTTACTACAACGGGTGCTGGGCTACCGGATTTTTCCCGATGATGGGGGCAAGATGAACCTTTCATTGCGCGATATTGGCGGGGAGCTGTTGGTGGTGTCGCAATTCACCTTGCCTGCCGATACCCACAAGGGAATGCGCCCCAGTTTTACCCCGGCGGCTCCGCCAGCAGAGGGGGAGCGGCTTTACCTGTACTTTGCCGCGCAGGCACGCAAGCAGGTTGAAAATTTGCAGACGGGGGTGTTCTCAGCTGATATGCAGGTGTCCCTCGTCAATGACGGCCCTGTCACGTTCTGGTTGCAGGTATAG